Proteins encoded by one window of candidate division KSB1 bacterium:
- a CDS encoding carboxypeptidase-like regulatory domain-containing protein, with protein sequence MKKFIVPAFFGFMLVAPPHESRGQVSQLTISGRIKDNASGLPLTNVNVFLANTTLGAVSDKDGFYAIRGVPVGTHELVASLLGYEVRKSSIRITDDDLRVDLSLTPKPLEMPQIDIIAAPDREWKRNLQKFEELFWGNAYRASECKILNPEVLDFSIEKDTGCFIATANQPLQIENRRLGYRAQFIVQEFRYYLNEQEIKYAFTPKFEEIEPAHAQEAKKWRENRIKAYHGSFRHFLTALLGARLKEEGFFVTDLPDLPWERKPGKPRFLRKSTDFSKLLSPGALPSEMEFNFQGCLEVVYTPEGGSNQISWMVTNRDHILVNKAGYAYDGYAFVLYGHWFLQRAAEMLPRDYVP encoded by the coding sequence ATGAAAAAGTTTATTGTGCCCGCTTTCTTCGGGTTCATGTTGGTGGCGCCGCCGCATGAATCACGGGGGCAAGTGTCACAATTGACCATCTCCGGCCGGATCAAAGACAACGCTTCCGGTCTGCCCTTGACGAACGTCAATGTTTTTCTCGCCAACACCACGCTGGGCGCAGTTAGCGACAAAGACGGCTTCTACGCCATTCGCGGCGTTCCCGTGGGCACACACGAGCTTGTGGCATCATTGCTCGGCTACGAAGTCCGGAAATCAAGCATTCGCATCACCGACGACGACCTTCGGGTTGATCTCAGTCTCACCCCGAAACCGCTTGAAATGCCGCAAATCGACATCATCGCAGCGCCCGATCGCGAATGGAAAAGGAATTTGCAAAAATTCGAGGAGTTGTTTTGGGGAAATGCTTATCGTGCTTCCGAGTGCAAAATCCTCAATCCGGAAGTGTTGGATTTTTCGATCGAGAAAGATACCGGCTGTTTTATCGCCACGGCGAACCAGCCGCTGCAAATCGAAAACCGGCGGCTGGGTTATCGCGCCCAGTTCATCGTGCAGGAATTTCGTTATTACTTGAACGAGCAGGAAATCAAGTATGCCTTCACACCGAAATTCGAGGAGATTGAACCCGCTCATGCGCAAGAAGCAAAGAAATGGCGTGAAAATCGAATAAAAGCCTATCATGGCTCATTTCGACATTTTTTGACAGCTTTGCTTGGCGCACGTTTGAAAGAAGAAGGCTTTTTTGTCACTGATTTGCCCGACCTGCCGTGGGAAAGAAAGCCGGGAAAGCCTCGTTTTTTGCGAAAATCGACTGATTTTTCCAAGCTGCTTTCTCCAGGCGCCCTGCCTTCAGAGATGGAATTTAATTTTCAGGGATGCTTGGAAGTCGTCTACACTCCGGAAGGAGGGTCGAATCAGATTTCATGGATGGTGACCAATCGCGATCATATTCTGGTTAATAAGGCGGGGTATGCTTACGATGGATATGCTTTTGTCTTGTATGGGCACTGGTTTTTGCAGCGAGCCGCGGAGATGTTGCCGCGGGATTATGTGCCATAA